From the Brevibacillus choshinensis genome, one window contains:
- the larE gene encoding ATP-dependent sacrificial sulfur transferase LarE yields MSLLIEQALAEKNEKLGNILREMGTVLIAFSGGVDSTFLLARAVEVLGDAAIAVTAASETFPTREFEAAKRLAAGLGARFVTTEIREMENPNFVSNPVNRCFFCKDGLYEHLGKMAEENEWRAVICDGANVDDQGDYRPGRIAAAQRGVRSPLQEAGFYKEDIRAISKEMGLSTWNKPSFACLSSRIPYGSQITLEKIDQIDRAEGYLLSLGFHQVRVRHHDKIARIEVGPDDFARLLSQHVQINQTLQEIGFTYVTLDLFGYQTGSMNAVLGTDVKKQHG; encoded by the coding sequence ATGAGCCTGTTAATCGAGCAAGCGTTGGCGGAAAAAAACGAAAAGCTGGGGAACATCCTGCGAGAAATGGGAACGGTCCTGATCGCGTTTTCCGGTGGGGTTGACAGCACATTCCTGTTGGCGCGCGCTGTGGAAGTGCTGGGTGATGCAGCAATTGCCGTTACCGCAGCTTCCGAGACGTTTCCGACACGTGAATTTGAAGCTGCCAAACGACTCGCTGCTGGGCTGGGAGCAAGGTTTGTCACGACGGAAATTCGCGAGATGGAAAACCCGAATTTTGTCTCCAATCCTGTGAACCGCTGCTTTTTTTGCAAAGATGGGTTATACGAACATCTGGGAAAGATGGCAGAGGAAAATGAGTGGCGGGCTGTCATTTGTGACGGAGCCAATGTGGATGACCAGGGAGACTACCGCCCTGGCCGTATTGCCGCTGCACAGCGAGGAGTACGCAGTCCCTTGCAGGAAGCAGGCTTTTACAAGGAAGATATTCGTGCCATCTCCAAGGAAATGGGATTGTCGACATGGAACAAGCCCTCATTTGCTTGCCTGTCTTCAAGAATTCCCTACGGATCGCAAATTACGCTGGAAAAAATCGATCAGATTGACCGAGCGGAAGGCTATCTGTTGAGTCTTGGTTTCCACCAAGTGAGGGTACGCCATCATGACAAAATCGCTCGGATTGAAGTGGGGCCAGATGATTTTGCCAGACTGTTGTCGCAACACGTGCAAATCAATCAGACGCTTCAGGAGATAGGCTTTACATATGTGACACTCGATTTGTTCGGGTATCAGACAGGAAGCATGAATGCTGTGCTGGGAACGGACGTGAAAAAACAGCATGGCTGA
- the sspI gene encoding small acid-soluble spore protein SspI: protein MNIASLNLRQAIMYKMQGSDPDAVEETITDAISSGQEKTLPGLGVLFEVLWQNSDTSSRQEMVNTIAGHLPEQADKPM, encoded by the coding sequence ATGAACATTGCCTCGCTCAACCTGCGTCAAGCCATCATGTACAAAATGCAAGGGTCTGACCCAGATGCCGTAGAAGAGACGATCACAGACGCAATCTCCAGCGGCCAAGAAAAAACCTTACCCGGACTGGGTGTGCTGTTTGAAGTGCTGTGGCAAAACAGCGATACGTCGTCTCGTCAGGAGATGGTGAATACCATCGCAGGACATTTGCCTGAACAGGCAGACAAACCGATGTAG
- a CDS encoding DUF2225 domain-containing protein — protein MIEKVSALYDKSCVCRHCQATFTTKRVRSGSLTMVHRDTDFFTRFKEQSLNPIQYTVSVCPACGFAFTDQFKEKLAPWEKQVVDEQITAKWKSKDFGSIRQVPEAMVSYKLAIYAAELTDQPHSVKAGLYLRLAWLYRSQENLSEELRFVGMAVDEYELSYIHSDYARGDKEMSEVRLLYLIGELYRRLQKFDLAIKYFGKALAFRNTTMESGIIRMAQDQWQLTREEHKEKQNEQKIG, from the coding sequence ATGATCGAGAAGGTTTCCGCACTTTACGATAAGTCCTGTGTCTGCCGTCATTGCCAAGCTACCTTCACCACGAAAAGAGTGCGGAGCGGCTCGTTGACGATGGTACATCGGGATACAGACTTCTTCACTCGTTTCAAGGAGCAGTCACTCAATCCCATCCAGTATACGGTCAGCGTCTGCCCAGCTTGCGGTTTTGCCTTTACCGATCAGTTTAAAGAAAAGCTCGCTCCCTGGGAAAAACAAGTGGTGGACGAGCAGATCACAGCAAAGTGGAAATCGAAAGACTTTGGCTCGATTCGCCAAGTTCCAGAAGCCATGGTCAGCTATAAGCTCGCCATCTATGCGGCGGAATTGACCGATCAACCCCATTCTGTAAAAGCTGGCTTGTACTTGAGACTCGCCTGGTTGTACCGTTCCCAGGAAAATCTCTCGGAGGAACTCCGTTTTGTCGGCATGGCTGTCGATGAATACGAGCTCTCCTATATCCATTCTGACTACGCCCGCGGGGACAAGGAAATGTCCGAGGTTCGCCTGCTTTATTTGATCGGTGAGCTGTATCGTCGGCTGCAAAAATTTGATCTGGCCATCAAATATTTCGGAAAAGCACTCGCTTTTCGAAACACGACCATGGAAAGTGGGATTATCCGGATGGCTCAGGACCAATGGCAACTGACACGCGAAGAGCATAAAGAAAAACAAAACGAACAAAAGATCGGCTAA
- the pheT gene encoding phenylalanine--tRNA ligase subunit beta, producing the protein MKVSYQWLAEYVDLSDCTPHELAEKLTRSGVEVDAVESRNAGVSGVVIGYVKERSKHPDADRLNVCIVDAGQGEDLQIVCGAPNVDKGQKVLVALIGAKLPGGLNIKRSKLRGVESQGMICSAKELGLNDKLLAKDQQEGIMVLPEGAEIGMDAISYLGMDDYVLELGLTPNRSDCLSMLGVAYEVAAILGKEVLLPQIELTEGGEQNPLNVKIDASEECYQYHGRHFTNAKIASSPQWMKNRLMAAGVRPINNVVDVTNYVLLEYGQPLHAFDAGQVADRTIVVRMAEEGETLVTLDDQERKLDAQTLLITDPTKGLAIAGVMGGANSEITGETHEIILEAAWFTPKTVRRTARSLGMRTEGCVRWEKGVDQARVQEAGERAAALIQQLSGATISKGIASAVVTEAKPAVVTVTLTKINQHLGTSLVASDVSPIFDRLQFPYKTANDSWTVTVPTRRGDITLPEDLVEEVARLYGYDNIPTSLPSGATTQGSLNPEQQLRRTIRRHLIGVGLNEAISYALVHPDRVEDAAGLHQNNVKPVALLMPMSEERSVLRTSLIPSLLETIAYNKNRQNHDVAIFELGRVFLSTEDKLSQLPEERLYVGGAVTGQWVPQNWMGAKQPVDFYQAKGIVESLLARLGIQNVQYNAVADLNGMHPGRTAEVSAGDTRLGYVGQIHPGTEKAYDLSETYVLQLDVAKMIEVAAGVGFYNQLPKFPAVTRDLALVVDRTVPAGALEATIRQAAGDLLESLTLFDVYTGERIGQDKKSMAFALVLRNSERTLQEEEIQQVTNAVIEALKSNTGAELRM; encoded by the coding sequence ATGAAGGTATCGTACCAATGGTTAGCGGAATACGTCGATCTGAGTGATTGCACGCCTCACGAGCTTGCTGAAAAGCTGACTCGCAGTGGGGTAGAAGTGGACGCAGTAGAATCGCGCAATGCAGGCGTTTCTGGCGTCGTTATCGGTTATGTAAAAGAGCGCAGCAAGCACCCGGATGCAGATCGTCTCAACGTATGTATCGTGGATGCTGGACAAGGCGAAGACCTGCAGATTGTCTGCGGCGCGCCAAACGTAGACAAAGGTCAAAAAGTACTGGTAGCTCTGATCGGTGCAAAGCTGCCTGGAGGCTTGAACATCAAACGCTCCAAGCTGCGCGGTGTGGAATCCCAAGGGATGATTTGCTCGGCAAAAGAATTGGGCCTCAATGACAAGCTGCTCGCAAAAGATCAGCAAGAAGGCATCATGGTATTGCCAGAGGGAGCAGAAATCGGGATGGATGCGATCTCCTATCTCGGCATGGACGACTACGTTCTGGAGCTGGGCCTGACGCCAAACCGTTCTGACTGCTTGAGCATGCTCGGTGTTGCCTATGAAGTAGCAGCCATTTTGGGTAAAGAAGTCTTACTTCCGCAAATCGAGCTGACGGAGGGTGGAGAGCAAAATCCACTCAACGTGAAGATTGATGCGAGCGAAGAGTGCTACCAATACCATGGCCGTCATTTCACCAATGCCAAGATCGCAAGCTCGCCGCAGTGGATGAAAAACCGTCTGATGGCAGCTGGCGTTCGACCAATCAACAACGTGGTGGATGTAACCAACTATGTGCTGCTCGAATACGGTCAGCCTCTCCACGCATTCGACGCAGGTCAAGTAGCGGATCGCACGATTGTGGTTCGTATGGCTGAGGAAGGCGAAACACTGGTGACGCTGGACGATCAGGAGCGCAAGCTGGACGCGCAGACTTTGCTGATCACGGATCCGACGAAGGGCTTGGCGATCGCCGGAGTCATGGGTGGAGCCAACTCCGAAATCACGGGTGAAACGCATGAGATTATCCTGGAGGCTGCTTGGTTCACGCCGAAAACGGTACGTCGCACGGCACGTTCGTTGGGAATGCGTACCGAGGGTTGCGTTCGTTGGGAAAAAGGGGTAGATCAGGCGCGTGTGCAAGAAGCAGGCGAACGCGCAGCAGCACTGATCCAGCAATTGTCTGGAGCGACGATCTCCAAAGGCATCGCGTCAGCAGTCGTGACGGAAGCAAAGCCTGCAGTAGTCACCGTTACCTTGACCAAAATCAATCAACATCTCGGTACGTCACTGGTTGCCTCCGATGTATCTCCGATCTTTGATCGTCTTCAGTTCCCTTATAAAACGGCGAATGACAGCTGGACGGTTACGGTGCCAACTCGACGTGGAGACATTACGTTGCCGGAAGATCTGGTCGAAGAAGTAGCGCGTCTCTATGGCTACGACAATATTCCGACCAGCTTGCCTTCCGGAGCAACGACCCAAGGAAGCCTGAATCCTGAGCAACAGCTGCGCCGCACGATTCGCCGCCATCTGATCGGTGTCGGATTGAACGAAGCGATCTCCTATGCGCTGGTACACCCGGACCGCGTGGAAGATGCGGCAGGCTTGCATCAGAACAATGTAAAACCAGTTGCTCTCCTCATGCCGATGAGCGAAGAGCGCAGCGTATTGCGCACGAGCTTGATCCCTAGCTTGCTGGAGACCATCGCGTATAACAAAAACCGTCAAAATCACGACGTGGCCATCTTTGAACTGGGACGTGTATTCTTGAGTACTGAAGATAAGCTGAGCCAGCTGCCAGAAGAGCGCTTGTATGTGGGTGGCGCTGTTACCGGCCAGTGGGTTCCGCAAAACTGGATGGGTGCCAAACAGCCTGTAGACTTTTATCAGGCAAAAGGAATTGTAGAGTCGCTCCTGGCTCGTCTGGGCATCCAAAACGTACAGTACAACGCTGTAGCTGACCTCAATGGTATGCACCCGGGTCGCACAGCAGAAGTATCGGCTGGGGATACTCGTCTCGGTTATGTAGGACAGATTCACCCTGGAACGGAAAAGGCATACGATTTGAGTGAAACGTACGTGCTCCAGCTCGACGTTGCCAAAATGATCGAAGTGGCAGCAGGCGTAGGGTTCTATAACCAGCTTCCGAAATTCCCGGCAGTGACGCGCGACCTGGCTCTGGTTGTCGATCGTACAGTACCAGCTGGTGCGCTGGAAGCAACCATCCGCCAAGCGGCAGGAGATCTGCTGGAATCCCTTACCTTGTTCGATGTGTACACGGGCGAGCGGATTGGGCAAGATAAAAAGAGCATGGCTTTTGCCTTGGTACTTCGTAATTCCGAACGCACTTTGCAGGAGGAAGAGATCCAACAAGTGACCAATGCAGTGATCGAAGCGCTGAAATCCAATACAGGTGCCGAGCTGCGTATGTAA
- a CDS encoding potassium channel family protein gives MSKQFAIIGMGRFGSSVARTLYEMDYEVMGIDENEERINENIQFVTHAVAADSTDERALKEIGIRNFDVVVVAIGVDIQASILTVLTLKELGVKKIVAKAQNERHGQVLYKVGADRVVFPERDMGVRVAHNLISANVLDFIELADDYSVAEVVVSSKFVGKNLRQLDIRKNYEVNVIAIKSGDKFNIAPSPDEVIQYGDVLVVIGNNKDLKAFEERA, from the coding sequence ATGTCAAAGCAATTTGCCATTATCGGGATGGGGCGTTTTGGGTCCAGTGTAGCCCGGACCTTGTATGAAATGGATTATGAGGTAATGGGAATCGATGAAAATGAAGAGCGAATCAATGAGAACATTCAATTTGTCACTCATGCCGTCGCTGCAGATTCCACGGATGAACGTGCTCTCAAGGAGATCGGGATTCGTAACTTTGACGTTGTGGTCGTAGCGATTGGTGTAGATATACAGGCGAGCATTTTGACCGTATTGACCTTGAAGGAACTGGGCGTGAAAAAGATCGTGGCCAAGGCGCAAAACGAACGCCATGGACAGGTTCTGTACAAGGTCGGAGCGGATCGTGTGGTGTTCCCTGAGCGGGATATGGGAGTGCGTGTTGCTCACAATCTCATCTCCGCCAATGTACTTGATTTCATCGAATTGGCTGATGATTACAGCGTGGCAGAGGTCGTGGTTTCCTCGAAATTCGTAGGGAAAAACTTGCGTCAGCTCGACATTCGTAAAAATTACGAGGTGAACGTCATCGCCATCAAGAGCGGCGACAAATTCAATATCGCTCCAAGCCCTGACGAAGTCATTCAATACGGCGATGTACTCGTAGTGATCGGGAATAACAAGGATTTGAAGGCATTTGAGGAGCGAGCATAG
- a CDS encoding GerAB/ArcD/ProY family transporter produces the protein MENHRGVVSTWQLTSILISSMIGVGILSLPRSVSERLHEMGWLGPLIGGLIAILPLSAIVYLSREFPGRTFVEYSPLIFGGERHQKVGRILCFPWFLLFFSFQFLNAGMVARGFGEVVVTAVLLETPLEAILISLFLIVLFLCMHEIDVVARVNELLFPIMLIPVFLIPYVSLSNADWNNLLPLHLDSWSEVVKTGLNTFSLFTGYELLMIFFGFAIPGTKIGLVTWFGIGFTIISYALTAAAGIVVFGYEELQNMIWPTLELVKTAQGTGWFLERLESAFLAIWVASVFTTLGNMYYTTIYGIRLVFGKGIRFQRMMAIILIFPFYYITLLPQNIVEYFAYTKHLTYFGYLTTVFMPVLLAIIQWFRKQKTDESYDSKKGVT, from the coding sequence ATGGAAAATCATCGGGGAGTCGTTAGTACTTGGCAACTAACCAGTATTTTGATTAGCTCCATGATTGGGGTCGGTATTTTGTCCCTTCCCCGCAGTGTCAGTGAAAGGTTGCATGAGATGGGGTGGCTTGGGCCATTGATTGGTGGCTTGATCGCTATACTCCCATTGAGCGCCATCGTGTATTTGAGCAGAGAGTTCCCCGGGCGTACCTTTGTTGAATACAGTCCCCTCATTTTTGGAGGAGAGCGTCATCAGAAGGTAGGAAGGATCTTATGCTTTCCCTGGTTCCTGCTGTTCTTTTCCTTTCAGTTTTTAAATGCTGGTATGGTGGCTAGAGGATTTGGAGAGGTGGTTGTAACAGCGGTGTTGCTGGAAACACCGCTGGAGGCCATTCTTATCAGTCTTTTTCTGATCGTCCTGTTCCTTTGCATGCATGAGATTGATGTGGTAGCAAGGGTGAATGAGCTATTATTTCCCATCATGCTCATCCCAGTTTTCCTGATCCCATACGTCTCCCTTAGCAATGCAGATTGGAACAATTTATTGCCCCTACATTTGGATTCGTGGTCGGAAGTAGTTAAGACAGGACTAAACACGTTCTCCTTATTCACGGGATATGAATTACTCATGATCTTTTTCGGATTTGCCATTCCTGGGACAAAAATCGGCTTGGTGACGTGGTTTGGTATTGGATTTACCATCATTTCCTACGCCCTAACAGCAGCAGCTGGCATTGTGGTGTTTGGCTATGAGGAATTGCAAAACATGATTTGGCCGACATTAGAGCTGGTCAAAACGGCACAGGGGACAGGCTGGTTTTTGGAGAGGCTGGAATCTGCCTTTTTAGCCATTTGGGTCGCATCAGTCTTTACCACCTTGGGAAACATGTACTATACGACGATCTACGGCATTCGTCTGGTTTTTGGTAAAGGCATCCGATTTCAGCGAATGATGGCGATTATCCTCATCTTTCCGTTTTATTATATTACGCTGCTGCCTCAGAACATCGTCGAGTATTTTGCCTATACGAAACATCTGACTTACTTCGGATATCTGACTACTGTTTTTATGCCTGTGCTCCTGGCGATCATCCAATGGTTTCGCAAGCAGAAGACCGACGAATCATACGACAGCAAAAAGGGAGTGACGTAG
- the rlmB gene encoding 23S rRNA (guanosine(2251)-2'-O)-methyltransferase RlmB — translation MAHEGITSIQNPQIKRLHQLLDRKGREAQGRFLVEGAHLVEEALKSAEVLTILYDNERDMDAACRRALENHPQGVQVIAASSAVLAKLSETKSPQGIVAEVKKSQADWSEWMKEKTAAQKDMLLLLLDEIQDPGNLGTILRTAEAAGVDGVVLGKGSVDLYNGKVMRSTMGSLFRLPVFTRSLSEVADEWKALGGHLLVSTLHEKSVSYDQVGYEQKTAIVIGNEGRGVSATMIERADHLVHIPIYGQAESLNAAVAAGVFVYEAQRKRKDRLS, via the coding sequence ATGGCACATGAAGGTATTACCTCTATCCAAAATCCGCAAATCAAGCGGTTGCATCAATTATTGGATCGCAAAGGAAGAGAAGCGCAAGGGCGTTTTCTCGTAGAAGGAGCGCATTTAGTCGAGGAAGCGCTAAAGAGTGCGGAAGTATTGACGATTCTGTACGACAACGAGCGCGATATGGACGCTGCGTGCAGACGGGCGCTGGAGAATCATCCACAAGGCGTGCAAGTCATCGCGGCTTCCTCAGCTGTTCTGGCCAAGCTTTCGGAAACCAAGTCCCCCCAAGGAATTGTGGCCGAAGTGAAAAAGAGCCAAGCGGATTGGAGCGAGTGGATGAAGGAGAAAACAGCGGCTCAGAAGGACATGCTTCTCTTGCTGCTGGACGAAATCCAGGACCCAGGCAACCTCGGAACGATCCTGCGGACAGCGGAAGCAGCAGGCGTAGATGGTGTGGTACTGGGAAAAGGGAGTGTCGATCTGTATAACGGCAAAGTGATGCGTTCCACGATGGGCTCCCTGTTTCGTTTACCGGTCTTCACACGTTCCTTGTCAGAGGTAGCGGATGAATGGAAGGCACTGGGTGGTCATCTGCTCGTCTCTACCCTCCATGAGAAGAGCGTCTCGTATGATCAGGTTGGCTACGAGCAAAAGACGGCAATTGTCATCGGTAACGAAGGGCGAGGCGTATCTGCAACTATGATAGAGCGGGCGGATCACCTTGTGCACATTCCGATTTACGGACAGGCGGAATCGCTGAATGCAGCGGTGGCAGCAGGTGTGTTCGTCTACGAGGCACAACGAAAAAGAAAAGATCGGCTATCTTAG
- a CDS encoding phage holin family protein: MTIMRHIVRFIVAAVVLMFVGFLVPGFSVSSFWTALLAAVVIALLGWVIEAMFGDRISPYNRGIVGFIVSAVVIYLTQFVVSGFHVTILGALLASLVIGIIDLFIPIKTHMDVHNGDAGNKQET, translated from the coding sequence ATGACGATCATGCGCCATATCGTCCGCTTTATCGTCGCTGCCGTAGTCCTGATGTTTGTCGGCTTTCTGGTTCCTGGCTTTTCCGTTAGCAGTTTTTGGACAGCCTTGTTGGCGGCTGTTGTCATTGCCCTGCTGGGCTGGGTCATCGAAGCGATGTTCGGCGATCGGATCTCGCCTTATAATCGTGGGATCGTCGGCTTTATCGTCAGTGCCGTCGTCATCTACTTGACCCAGTTTGTCGTCTCCGGTTTCCACGTTACCATTCTGGGGGCACTCCTCGCTTCTCTGGTCATCGGGATCATCGACCTGTTCATCCCGATCAAGACCCACATGGATGTCCATAACGGGGATGCAGGAAACAAGCAGGAAACGTAA
- the larB gene encoding nickel pincer cofactor biosynthesis protein LarB, with amino-acid sequence MADVKAILQEVQAGRLSIERASELLQGAGMLDYATLDLDRAGRTGFPEVVYGAGKRIDQLIGIMERLREHQELVLVTRVSEEQASRVLERWPDVQYEKEAGLLISSRKPLRPVRDGYVAVVAAGTSDWGVAQEAAWTARCFGSEARVIADVGVAGIHRLFGRLEEIRSASVIVCVAGMEGALASVLAGLVDIPVIAVPTSVGYGANFGGVSALLSMLNSCSTGVAVVNIDNGFGAGYMAGMIHKQTSKTM; translated from the coding sequence ATGGCTGATGTGAAAGCGATTTTGCAGGAAGTACAGGCAGGCAGACTGAGTATTGAACGGGCGAGTGAGCTTTTGCAAGGAGCGGGGATGCTGGATTACGCCACGCTTGATTTGGACCGCGCTGGCCGCACAGGATTCCCGGAAGTGGTGTACGGAGCAGGGAAACGTATCGATCAATTGATTGGGATTATGGAACGGCTGCGGGAGCATCAGGAGCTCGTCCTGGTCACAAGGGTAAGCGAGGAGCAGGCGAGTCGAGTACTGGAGCGCTGGCCGGACGTGCAGTATGAAAAGGAAGCAGGCTTGCTCATTTCCAGCCGAAAGCCGTTGCGGCCTGTGCGCGATGGGTATGTCGCTGTCGTTGCTGCAGGCACATCTGACTGGGGAGTGGCGCAGGAGGCTGCGTGGACAGCTCGTTGCTTTGGCAGTGAAGCACGCGTGATTGCGGATGTCGGTGTCGCAGGCATTCATCGTCTCTTCGGGCGACTAGAAGAAATCAGGTCTGCTTCGGTCATTGTCTGTGTGGCAGGAATGGAAGGGGCACTTGCCAGCGTATTGGCTGGTCTGGTCGACATTCCTGTAATTGCCGTTCCGACGAGTGTCGGTTACGGGGCAAACTTTGGTGGAGTGTCTGCGCTTTTATCCATGCTGAATTCCTGCTCGACGGGAGTTGCAGTGGTGAATATTGACAATGGCTTCGGTGCTGGCTATATGGCTGGGATGATTCACAAGCAGACGAGCAAGACTATGTAA
- the pheS gene encoding phenylalanine--tRNA ligase subunit alpha — translation MQTRLQEMKDSALGQIGQVTESAQLQELRVKYLGKKGELTELLRGMGSLSAEERPLVGQLVNEVREALESAFGNKQQELEEAILNAKLSSQTVDVTLPGRPVPAGSMHPLSRIIEEIEDIFVGLGFEVAEGPEVEMDHFNFEMLNLPKDHPARDMQDTFYVTDEILMRTHTSPVQARTMLKKEGKTPVKIICPGKVYRRDDDDATHSHQFTQIEGLVIDKGIGMSDLKGILLTFARQMFGENQQIRLRPSFFPFTEPSAEVDLQCFNCGGHGCRVCKQTGWIEILGSGMVHPRVLEMAGYNPEEVSGFAFGMGVERIAMLKYGVEDIRHFYTNDVRFLRQFNRE, via the coding sequence GTGCAAACTCGGTTGCAAGAGATGAAAGACTCCGCACTGGGCCAGATCGGTCAGGTAACGGAATCTGCACAACTTCAGGAATTGCGCGTCAAGTACCTGGGGAAAAAAGGGGAACTGACAGAGCTTCTGCGCGGCATGGGAAGCCTCTCAGCAGAAGAGCGCCCTCTGGTAGGCCAACTGGTCAACGAAGTCAGAGAAGCGCTCGAGTCGGCGTTCGGGAACAAACAGCAAGAATTAGAGGAAGCGATATTGAACGCCAAGCTCTCGTCGCAAACGGTAGACGTGACTTTGCCTGGTCGTCCAGTTCCAGCAGGAAGCATGCATCCACTCTCCCGAATTATTGAAGAAATTGAAGACATCTTTGTTGGTCTGGGCTTTGAGGTAGCAGAAGGTCCTGAGGTGGAGATGGATCACTTCAACTTTGAAATGCTCAACCTGCCAAAAGATCACCCGGCACGCGACATGCAAGATACGTTCTACGTAACGGACGAGATCTTGATGCGTACTCATACCTCCCCGGTTCAAGCGCGCACCATGTTGAAAAAAGAGGGCAAAACGCCAGTCAAAATCATCTGCCCGGGTAAAGTGTACCGCCGCGATGATGACGATGCGACTCACTCCCATCAGTTCACGCAGATCGAGGGACTGGTCATCGACAAAGGGATCGGCATGAGTGATTTGAAAGGAATTTTGCTGACATTCGCTCGTCAAATGTTCGGGGAAAATCAACAAATCCGTTTGCGTCCGAGCTTCTTCCCATTCACCGAGCCTAGCGCAGAAGTCGATCTGCAATGCTTCAACTGTGGTGGACATGGCTGCCGCGTGTGTAAACAAACAGGCTGGATCGAGATCCTCGGCTCTGGCATGGTGCACCCGCGCGTATTGGAAATGGCCGGATACAATCCAGAAGAAGTGAGCGGTTTCGCGTTCGGAATGGGTGTAGAACGGATCGCGATGCTGAAATACGGCGTAGAAGATATTCGCCATTTTTATACCAACGACGTTCGTTTCCTGCGTCAGTTCAATCGAGAGTAG
- the zapA gene encoding cell division protein ZapA has translation MQGDGKNRLTVDIFGQQYRLSGKASVNHIRTVAGFVDDKMNEIANGNHRLDTAKIAVLSAVNIADEYFRLRQEYEELLKILQEDANGKEIE, from the coding sequence GTGCAAGGTGATGGGAAAAATCGTTTGACGGTGGATATCTTTGGCCAACAATACCGGCTCAGTGGAAAGGCAAGTGTCAATCACATACGTACGGTGGCCGGTTTCGTTGATGACAAGATGAACGAGATCGCGAACGGTAACCATCGTTTGGACACGGCCAAGATCGCCGTACTTTCTGCAGTCAATATTGCGGATGAATACTTCCGCCTGCGTCAGGAGTACGAAGAGCTGCTGAAGATCCTTCAGGAAGATGCAAATGGAAAAGAGATAGAGTAA